The Streptomyces europaeiscabiei genome window below encodes:
- a CDS encoding TetR/AcrR family transcriptional regulator C-terminal domain-containing protein has translation MPRPRTPLLDRRRIGAAALRLADDQGVLTIPALARKLGVAPSALYHHVSGRDEIISLMREELVLETSPGAWDSSHPWEQALEEWARSYRMAFATHPGAVPLLATAPLAEPFMHAMYEKVAELLLTAGFSANQVMPLITAMESFVLGSALDLVAPPVMVSDVTRETAPHLTAVLEDTPADHRRAELAFDVGLRALITGFRALLPR, from the coding sequence GTGCCAAGGCCGCGCACCCCTCTGCTGGACCGCCGACGCATCGGTGCCGCAGCGCTCAGACTCGCCGACGACCAGGGCGTCCTCACCATTCCCGCCCTGGCCAGGAAGCTGGGCGTCGCCCCCTCCGCGCTCTACCACCATGTGTCCGGCCGGGACGAGATCATCTCGCTCATGAGGGAGGAACTCGTCCTGGAGACCAGCCCCGGCGCCTGGGACTCGTCACACCCCTGGGAGCAGGCCCTGGAGGAATGGGCCCGCTCCTACCGCATGGCCTTCGCCACGCACCCCGGGGCGGTACCTCTGCTCGCCACCGCCCCGCTCGCCGAACCCTTCATGCACGCGATGTACGAGAAGGTCGCCGAACTCCTGCTGACCGCCGGTTTCAGCGCGAACCAGGTCATGCCCCTGATCACCGCGATGGAGAGCTTCGTCCTCGGCTCCGCCCTGGACCTCGTGGCCCCGCCGGTGATGGTCTCCGACGTGACCCGCGAAACCGCCCCGCACCTGACCGCCGTACTGGAGGACACCCCCGCCGACCATCGCCGCGCCGAACTCGCCTTCGACGTCGGTCTCCGCGCCCTGATCACCGGCTTCCGGGCACTCCTACCCCGGTGA
- a CDS encoding MBL fold metallo-hydrolase, with the protein MTASFHVLTTGYADTRVAGTVTLLVDGATVAIVDPGMVADRRLILDPLTPHGLAPEDVTDVIFSHHHPDHTLNAALFPEARFHDHMAIYHDDVWEDRDADGYQLSPSITLMTTPGHTAEDVSTLVTVDEGLVVMTHLWWTAEGPADDPFAPDRDRLRAAREKVLALGPALIVPGHGAPFVPSSSTPL; encoded by the coding sequence ATGACCGCCTCGTTCCACGTCCTGACCACCGGCTACGCCGACACGCGGGTGGCCGGCACCGTCACCCTGCTCGTCGACGGCGCGACCGTCGCGATCGTCGATCCCGGCATGGTCGCGGACCGCCGGCTCATCCTGGACCCGCTGACACCCCACGGACTCGCCCCCGAGGACGTCACCGACGTGATCTTCAGCCACCACCACCCGGACCACACGCTGAACGCCGCCCTGTTTCCCGAAGCCCGCTTCCACGACCACATGGCCATCTACCACGACGACGTCTGGGAAGACCGGGACGCCGACGGATACCAACTCTCCCCGTCGATCACGCTGATGACGACCCCCGGTCACACCGCCGAGGACGTCAGCACCCTGGTCACGGTGGACGAGGGCCTGGTGGTCATGACCCATCTGTGGTGGACCGCCGAAGGGCCGGCCGACGACCCCTTCGCGCCCGACCGTGATCGCCTGCGGGCGGCCAGGGAGAAGGTCCTTGCTCTCGGCCCGGCCCTGATTGTGCCGGGACACGGTGCACCCTTCGTACCGTCTTCGTCGACGCCCCTGTAG
- a CDS encoding class F sortase: protein MDPWPEPADPSPWFTPSTKLLACALLTGMALVTTALRSEQPPQPSSAQSFFSSARPGPSSTASAQYPSVPTLPPSAPVRLRVRAIGVNAPMTELTLDETGALHPPPADRPGFVGWYGAGTNPGSVGTAVTTGHVDTPEGPGVFYRLGALAKGDTIEITRADRRTAVFTVDAVELYDKEAFPDEKVYGSSHQPELRVITCGGQYAEETGYQGNVVVYATLTAAMNDGGAAEQAELPAQAEQDEGEQDEGAQWNGPV, encoded by the coding sequence ATGGACCCCTGGCCCGAGCCCGCCGATCCATCCCCCTGGTTCACCCCCTCCACCAAACTTCTCGCCTGCGCTCTACTGACGGGCATGGCGCTGGTGACCACGGCACTCCGGAGCGAACAGCCTCCGCAACCTTCGTCCGCGCAGTCCTTCTTCTCCTCCGCACGCCCCGGCCCCAGCAGCACCGCCTCGGCCCAGTACCCCTCTGTGCCGACCCTGCCCCCGTCGGCTCCGGTCCGGCTGCGAGTCCGCGCCATCGGCGTGAACGCACCGATGACGGAACTGACCCTCGATGAAACAGGGGCGCTGCACCCGCCACCAGCTGATAGGCCAGGCTTTGTCGGGTGGTACGGCGCCGGCACGAATCCCGGCTCCGTGGGCACAGCCGTCACGACGGGACATGTCGACACACCTGAAGGCCCCGGGGTCTTCTACCGCCTCGGGGCACTGGCCAAGGGCGACACCATCGAGATCACTAGGGCAGACCGGCGGACAGCCGTCTTCACGGTCGACGCCGTGGAGCTCTACGACAAGGAGGCCTTTCCGGATGAGAAGGTCTACGGCAGTTCCCACCAGCCCGAACTGCGCGTGATCACCTGTGGGGGTCAATACGCCGAAGAAACCGGCTACCAGGGAAATGTCGTGGTCTACGCGACGCTGACCGCTGCGATGAACGATGGCGGTGCCGCTGAGCAGGCCGAGCTTCCGGCCCAGGCCGAGCAGGACGAGGGCGAGCAGGACGAGGGCGCGCAGTGGAACGGGCCTGTCTAA
- a CDS encoding LacI family DNA-binding transcriptional regulator, translated as MTSSRVWRRPTLGAVAARAGVSTATVSNALNGTGRLSEATRQRVLAAAREVGHAPASAARALARGSTGVLGLTMTTYGELPVSYMEIPYYAQLALGAMSAAHERGYMLMVMPSSLSPWMWLNTPMDGVIHVGPRADDPVCSILRERGIPMVTDGRPPQPHWRDAWVDPDYEAGLRLLLDHLAEAGARRIALSQPRHDDEYPHLIGRAYASWCAEHDLPALVEEYASLPDYFTAERDAVSRLLNRDPRPDAVIGIYSDSGHNILAAARHHGLRVPRDLLVACISEDPDYATTTPPVTTLGLRPDRLSDEAVDLLIALINARSCVDRHRLVQPVLTPRRSTRRPVRRENGTT; from the coding sequence ATGACGAGTTCGCGTGTCTGGCGGCGTCCCACGCTCGGCGCCGTGGCGGCACGGGCGGGGGTGTCCACGGCCACGGTGTCCAACGCGCTCAACGGCACCGGACGGCTTTCCGAGGCGACCAGGCAGCGCGTGCTCGCCGCGGCGCGCGAGGTCGGTCACGCCCCGGCCAGCGCGGCCCGGGCACTGGCCCGCGGGAGCACCGGAGTACTCGGCCTGACCATGACGACGTACGGTGAACTTCCCGTCTCGTACATGGAGATCCCCTATTACGCACAGCTGGCGCTGGGCGCGATGTCGGCGGCGCACGAGCGTGGCTACATGCTCATGGTGATGCCGAGTTCCCTGTCACCGTGGATGTGGCTCAACACGCCGATGGACGGCGTCATCCACGTCGGGCCACGGGCCGATGACCCGGTGTGTTCCATCCTGCGGGAGCGGGGTATCCCGATGGTCACCGACGGCCGGCCGCCCCAGCCGCACTGGCGCGACGCGTGGGTGGACCCCGACTACGAAGCGGGCCTGCGCCTCCTGCTCGACCACCTCGCGGAGGCCGGCGCTCGGCGGATCGCACTCTCCCAGCCGCGGCACGACGACGAGTACCCGCACCTGATCGGACGCGCCTACGCCTCCTGGTGCGCCGAGCACGATCTGCCCGCCCTCGTCGAGGAGTACGCCTCGCTGCCCGACTACTTCACGGCTGAACGGGACGCGGTCAGCCGGTTGCTCAACCGCGATCCACGACCGGACGCTGTCATCGGCATCTACTCCGACTCCGGTCACAACATCCTCGCCGCCGCCCGGCACCATGGGCTTCGAGTGCCGCGGGATCTGCTGGTGGCGTGCATCAGTGAGGATCCGGATTACGCGACGACGACCCCGCCCGTCACCACGCTGGGCCTCCGCCCGGACCGGTTGAGCGACGAAGCGGTCGACCTGCTGATCGCTCTCATCAACGCCCGCAGCTGTGTGGACCGGCATCGGCTCGTGCAGCCGGTCCTGACCCCTCGCCGGTCCACGCGACGCCCGGTGCGGCGAGAGAACGGCACAACCTGA
- a CDS encoding FAD-dependent monooxygenase, which translates to MSQRAATIVGGGIGGLAAAVALHRRGWRVEVLERSPEFTEIGAGISLWPNALHALEVLGLAGAVRALGAVEATGGVRDRQGRWLSRTDNEELARRFGHPLVVLHRADLLRVLTAALPADSLRPGSEVSVVRDGGHGLVVDHRRGESRPDLVIGADGLRSMVRRVLWPDAAGPRYAGYTAWRTVTEPLAEPPSEGAAIWGRGARLGYTALPGGRMYCFATASLPAGTASSSSEYAELLRRFGSWPDPVPALLAAVRADTVLRHDLYDLPPLPSFVRGRVALLGDAAHAMTPNLGQGACQALEDAVTLAHCLDGTPDVAAALRSYDLLRRPRTQAITRRSARLGAIGQLSWPPAVVLRDTAARLAPTWAALRSMTPVLGWTAPGDPGTTTTSESR; encoded by the coding sequence ATGTCGCAGCGCGCCGCGACCATCGTCGGCGGCGGGATCGGGGGGCTTGCGGCGGCCGTCGCCCTGCATCGCCGGGGCTGGCGCGTCGAGGTGCTCGAACGGTCCCCGGAATTCACTGAGATCGGCGCCGGCATCTCCCTGTGGCCGAACGCGCTGCACGCGCTCGAGGTGCTCGGTCTGGCCGGCGCTGTCCGGGCACTCGGCGCCGTCGAGGCCACAGGCGGCGTACGGGACCGCCAGGGCCGCTGGCTGTCCCGTACGGACAACGAAGAGCTGGCGCGCCGCTTCGGCCATCCCCTGGTGGTCCTGCACCGCGCGGACCTGTTGCGGGTGCTCACGGCGGCGCTGCCCGCCGACAGCCTGCGGCCGGGCAGCGAGGTGTCCGTGGTCCGCGACGGCGGCCATGGCCTGGTCGTCGATCACCGCAGGGGCGAGTCCCGGCCTGACCTCGTCATCGGCGCCGACGGGCTGCGCAGTATGGTCCGCCGCGTCCTGTGGCCCGACGCGGCCGGCCCTCGGTACGCCGGGTACACGGCCTGGCGCACGGTCACCGAGCCCCTCGCCGAGCCCCCTTCCGAGGGGGCGGCGATCTGGGGCCGCGGAGCGAGGCTCGGCTACACGGCGCTACCGGGCGGGCGGATGTACTGCTTCGCGACCGCGTCACTGCCTGCGGGAACGGCCTCGAGCTCGTCCGAGTACGCCGAACTGCTACGCCGCTTCGGGTCCTGGCCGGATCCCGTCCCCGCCCTGCTGGCCGCCGTCCGCGCGGACACGGTGCTCCGACACGACCTGTACGACCTGCCACCGCTGCCCTCCTTCGTCCGCGGCCGGGTCGCGCTGCTGGGCGACGCGGCCCATGCCATGACCCCCAACCTGGGCCAGGGCGCGTGCCAGGCGCTGGAGGACGCGGTCACCCTCGCCCACTGCCTCGACGGCACCCCGGACGTGGCCGCCGCGCTGCGCTCGTACGACCTGCTGCGCCGCCCGCGGACCCAGGCCATCACACGCCGCTCCGCCCGGCTGGGCGCGATCGGCCAGCTGTCGTGGCCGCCTGCGGTGGTGTTGCGCGACACGGCCGCCCGGCTGGCGCCGACGTGGGCGGCGCTGCGTTCCATGACGCCGGTCCTCGGCTGGACCGCGCCCGGTGACCCGGGCACCACGACGACGAGCGAGAGCCGCTGA
- a CDS encoding ferredoxin reductase family protein: protein MEATSTQVRQGTTPPVVAARWALWTFVIVNLVIVEVLFITAGTGKNGVLTVAKFFGLHAAVLMLFQLLLVARLPWLDRRIGMDRLTVWHRWVGFTLLWTLLTHAVLVVLGYARLDDASMTKTFFALAGVPASLLGMLAAAIVVVVAVVSARQVRRRLRYETWHGVHLLLYLALGLAFVHQLQETTTFSSSTPAMIYWWALWLFAFGALVTGRIVTPLWRNAYHRFEVVAVVPESDDVVSVHVTGRHLDRLPARAGQFCIWRFPGHNHWWLANPFSLSAAPDGRTLRLTAKAAGSASAGLRHLPVGSRAFVEGPYGAFTSLHRTRPGALLIAGGVGITPVRALLEEEPAGDVVVLYRVRSEDDAVLVDEVRALVAARGGRLHLLTGRRGEGRPPFEPDSLRALVPDITERDVYVCGPPAMTSAVLSALRGLGVPHLQVHAERFGLA, encoded by the coding sequence GTGGAGGCGACAAGTACACAGGTGCGACAGGGCACCACACCTCCGGTCGTCGCGGCGCGTTGGGCGCTGTGGACGTTCGTCATCGTCAACCTGGTGATCGTCGAGGTTCTGTTCATCACGGCCGGGACCGGCAAGAACGGGGTGCTCACGGTCGCCAAGTTCTTCGGGCTGCACGCCGCCGTGCTGATGCTGTTCCAACTGTTGCTGGTGGCCCGGCTGCCGTGGCTCGACCGTCGTATCGGCATGGACCGGTTGACGGTGTGGCACCGGTGGGTCGGCTTCACCCTGCTGTGGACCCTCCTCACCCACGCCGTGCTGGTGGTGCTGGGCTACGCGCGGCTCGACGACGCGTCGATGACGAAGACGTTCTTCGCGCTGGCCGGAGTGCCGGCCTCCCTGCTCGGGATGCTGGCAGCGGCGATCGTCGTCGTGGTCGCCGTCGTCTCCGCCCGACAGGTGAGGCGGCGGCTGCGGTACGAGACGTGGCACGGAGTGCATCTGCTGCTGTACCTGGCGTTGGGGCTGGCGTTCGTCCACCAGTTGCAGGAGACCACGACCTTCAGCTCCTCCACGCCCGCGATGATCTACTGGTGGGCCCTGTGGCTGTTCGCGTTCGGTGCCCTGGTCACGGGGCGGATCGTGACGCCTCTGTGGCGCAACGCCTATCACCGATTCGAGGTCGTGGCGGTGGTGCCGGAGTCGGACGACGTGGTGTCGGTGCACGTCACCGGCCGTCACCTCGACAGGCTGCCGGCCCGGGCGGGCCAGTTCTGCATCTGGCGGTTCCCCGGGCACAACCACTGGTGGCTGGCGAACCCGTTCTCGCTGTCGGCGGCACCCGACGGCCGCACGTTGCGCCTGACGGCCAAGGCGGCCGGCAGCGCGAGCGCAGGCCTGCGGCATCTCCCGGTCGGGAGCCGCGCGTTCGTTGAAGGACCGTACGGGGCGTTCACCTCGTTGCACCGCACCCGGCCCGGCGCACTGCTGATCGCCGGAGGAGTGGGGATCACGCCGGTCCGAGCCCTGCTGGAGGAGGAACCGGCCGGCGACGTCGTCGTGCTCTACCGGGTGCGCAGCGAGGACGACGCTGTGCTGGTCGACGAGGTGCGTGCACTGGTCGCGGCGCGTGGCGGGCGGCTGCATCTGCTCACCGGTCGCAGGGGGGAGGGGCGGCCGCCGTTCGAGCCGGACAGTCTCCGTGCCCTGGTCCCCGACATAACCGAACGCGATGTGTACGTCTGTGGCCCGCCCGCGATGACCTCGGCCGTGCTCAGCGCCCTGCGCGGCCTGGGAGTTCCCCACCTGCAGGTGCACGCGGAGCGGTTCGGTCTGGCCTGA
- a CDS encoding sortase, with protein sequence MSGAQQGAAHSGRPLLPRRNFMRIKCAGLGIGLVLGAVGLSSPPAAAANGPTSDPGMHISPSHSAPGSTVTVSTTACGSEIYGKGESEAGGSFHLLQGDQKGVLTGEFKVPAGTEPGEYTVTVKCPPRVRITGTYSVGTGNPRGAIDAGFGEANDKDTQLALGAVLLAGATAGGAIKMHRRPAGPRT encoded by the coding sequence GTGAGCGGAGCACAACAAGGTGCCGCGCACTCCGGCCGGCCACTGCTTCCTCGGAGGAACTTCATGCGTATCAAGTGTGCTGGCCTCGGCATCGGTCTGGTTCTCGGCGCCGTCGGCCTCTCGAGCCCGCCCGCAGCAGCCGCGAACGGTCCCACCAGTGATCCAGGTATGCACATCAGCCCGAGCCACTCCGCCCCAGGCTCCACCGTCACGGTCAGCACTACAGCTTGTGGCTCGGAGATCTACGGGAAGGGCGAGTCTGAGGCAGGAGGCAGCTTTCACCTCCTCCAAGGCGACCAGAAAGGTGTACTGACCGGCGAATTCAAGGTGCCGGCCGGCACCGAGCCCGGCGAATACACGGTCACCGTGAAGTGCCCACCGCGAGTCAGGATCACGGGCACGTACTCGGTCGGCACCGGCAACCCCAGGGGCGCGATCGACGCTGGTTTCGGGGAAGCGAACGACAAGGACACGCAACTTGCCCTCGGGGCGGTACTGCTCGCCGGGGCCACCGCCGGAGGTGCGATCAAGATGCACCGCCGCCCGGCCGGTCCCCGCACTTGA
- a CDS encoding AMIN-like domain-containing (lipo)protein — MTRSRTAWVTAVLVTATLGAVAVPTVATAAVGPRAAAACPTGWGSLSKVDLSSTSGEYITNARTGRHDCYDRFVVDVPGASADQLGYTVSYVDQLIQDPTGDPIPIRGGAILEVVVRAPAYDSGNPTYPGQAGQPLPGVNLTGYRTFRDAKFASSFEGQSQFGLGIRARLPFRVLQLDGHLVVDVAHTW, encoded by the coding sequence ATGACACGAAGCAGAACAGCCTGGGTGACCGCGGTCCTGGTGACTGCCACACTGGGCGCCGTCGCGGTGCCGACCGTGGCCACGGCGGCCGTCGGCCCGCGGGCGGCGGCCGCATGCCCGACCGGCTGGGGCAGCCTCAGCAAGGTGGACTTGTCCAGCACGTCGGGCGAGTACATCACGAATGCCAGGACCGGTCGCCACGACTGCTATGACCGATTCGTCGTCGACGTTCCGGGCGCGTCCGCCGACCAGCTCGGGTACACCGTGAGCTACGTCGACCAGTTGATCCAGGACCCGACCGGCGACCCCATCCCGATCCGCGGCGGCGCCATCCTGGAGGTAGTCGTCAGGGCGCCCGCCTACGACTCGGGCAACCCCACGTACCCCGGCCAGGCGGGACAGCCTCTGCCGGGTGTGAACCTCACCGGGTACCGCACCTTCCGGGACGCGAAATTCGCCAGCTCTTTCGAGGGGCAATCGCAGTTCGGGCTCGGGATCCGCGCCCGGCTGCCCTTCCGGGTGCTGCAGTTGGACGGGCATCTCGTGGTGGACGTGGCCCACACCTGGTGA
- a CDS encoding prohibitin family protein, which translates to MFVLSILLLIAAVVVFLVGRGRDGGGWRLGAVLSAVGGALAGVFACVHVVSAYEVGVPVTFGKVGTPLTSGIQFKSPFTDVTSFSTRPVDLNLYDKDVVEVRSSQGGVLYADVTIKWAVVPAKAVALYRLAGSEEAVQERLVLPDSREIIRNVFAKHTSEEGYASAREQIGSEIEDLIKERLTPRGIDVTAVNLRNVKPSDKLQDQIDKKIQQEQATERSEEGQRTAKAEAERKRIEAEGIATANKIIEKSLSDKVLYNQCLEAYKEAAKANPVYAVPCGTDSGGTPVIVDNSKN; encoded by the coding sequence ATGTTCGTGCTGTCCATCCTGCTGCTCATAGCGGCAGTCGTGGTCTTTCTGGTCGGTCGTGGCCGTGACGGTGGGGGCTGGAGGCTCGGGGCGGTGCTCAGCGCGGTGGGGGGCGCGCTGGCCGGTGTGTTCGCCTGCGTCCATGTGGTGAGCGCCTATGAGGTCGGTGTGCCGGTGACCTTCGGCAAGGTCGGCACGCCGCTGACCTCCGGCATCCAGTTCAAGTCGCCGTTCACCGATGTCACGTCCTTCTCCACCCGGCCGGTGGACCTCAACCTCTACGACAAGGACGTGGTCGAGGTCCGCTCCTCTCAGGGCGGGGTGCTGTACGCGGACGTCACCATCAAGTGGGCGGTGGTGCCGGCGAAGGCAGTGGCGCTGTACCGGCTGGCGGGAAGTGAGGAGGCCGTCCAGGAGCGGCTGGTGCTGCCGGACAGTCGCGAGATCATCCGCAATGTCTTCGCGAAGCACACCAGCGAGGAGGGCTACGCCTCGGCTCGCGAGCAGATCGGTTCGGAGATCGAGGACCTCATCAAGGAGCGCCTGACGCCTCGCGGGATCGACGTCACCGCGGTCAACCTGCGCAATGTGAAGCCGTCGGACAAGCTGCAGGATCAGATCGACAAGAAGATCCAGCAGGAGCAGGCCACCGAGCGGTCCGAGGAAGGGCAGCGTACGGCCAAGGCGGAGGCGGAGCGCAAGCGGATCGAGGCAGAGGGCATCGCCACCGCCAACAAGATCATCGAGAAGTCGCTGAGCGACAAGGTCCTGTACAACCAGTGCCTGGAGGCCTACAAGGAGGCCGCGAAGGCCAACCCGGTGTACGCGGTGCCGTGCGGTACGGACTCGGGCGGCACGCCGGTCATCGTGGACAACAGCAAGAACTAG
- a CDS encoding IS1634 family transposase — MGCVDDFPVPRPRSQRQRLEVAVTSVVEKRLGALPVAAEFLRRLDVAGIVDEVCPGGASALVTHGQVIEALVANRLTSPAPLVRVEDWARCWAVEEVFGIEAGLLNDDRLARALDAIAPHLEHIAGTVGARAIGEFGIDVARMHWDMTSMSVHGAFPAEGQDEDFPVVGYGHPKDRRFDLKQVQAGLAVSADGGIPLHARVFGGGAAEVSQVVAAMKDLRSIAGERDFLMVADSKLVSYSNMGALLTARVRFIAPAPAAQVKDEVYASLDAAQATVVDWTPGRDADKPPERRETYRVLEDTHTLTGPRKNGPPLTVRRILVHSTANAAGRQAARSKRLARATEDLNKLTTAAVDATTRPGRRLLPGSVSSPPSAVSPRVCAGPSPTTKTAPRSWPGTSTRTC, encoded by the coding sequence GTGGGGTGTGTCGATGACTTCCCGGTCCCGCGGCCACGGTCTCAGCGTCAGCGCCTTGAAGTGGCGGTGACGTCCGTGGTGGAGAAGCGTCTGGGCGCTCTGCCTGTCGCTGCCGAGTTTCTGCGCCGGCTGGATGTCGCCGGGATCGTCGACGAGGTGTGTCCTGGTGGCGCGAGTGCGCTGGTGACGCACGGGCAGGTGATCGAGGCGCTGGTGGCCAACCGGCTGACGTCGCCTGCGCCGCTGGTGCGGGTGGAGGACTGGGCCAGGTGCTGGGCGGTGGAAGAGGTCTTCGGGATCGAGGCCGGTCTGCTCAACGATGACCGTCTGGCCCGGGCACTGGATGCGATCGCTCCGCATCTGGAGCACATCGCGGGCACGGTCGGGGCACGTGCGATCGGTGAGTTCGGGATCGATGTGGCGCGGATGCACTGGGACATGACCAGCATGTCCGTGCACGGGGCCTTCCCGGCTGAGGGCCAGGACGAGGACTTCCCCGTCGTCGGCTACGGGCATCCCAAAGACCGGCGCTTCGATCTGAAGCAGGTCCAGGCAGGGCTCGCGGTGTCGGCCGACGGCGGCATCCCGCTCCATGCCCGGGTCTTCGGGGGCGGGGCGGCCGAGGTCAGCCAGGTCGTCGCCGCGATGAAGGACCTGCGGTCCATAGCCGGCGAGCGCGACTTCCTGATGGTCGCCGACTCCAAGCTGGTCTCCTACTCCAACATGGGCGCCCTGCTGACGGCCAGGGTCCGGTTCATCGCCCCGGCCCCGGCCGCGCAGGTCAAGGACGAGGTCTACGCCTCTCTCGATGCCGCGCAGGCCACTGTCGTGGACTGGACGCCGGGCCGGGACGCGGACAAGCCGCCCGAGCGGCGGGAGACCTACCGCGTGCTGGAGGACACCCACACCCTGACCGGGCCCCGCAAGAACGGTCCTCCGCTCACCGTGCGGCGGATCCTGGTCCACTCCACCGCGAACGCCGCCGGCCGGCAGGCCGCCCGCAGCAAACGCCTGGCCAGGGCCACAGAGGACCTGAACAAACTCACCACCGCGGCGGTGGACGCCACTACAAGACCCGGGAGAAGATTGTTGCCCGGATCGGTGTCATCGCCGCCAAGCGCCGTGTCACCTCGTGTCTGCGCTGGGCCGTCACCGACAACGAAGACGGCACCCCGGTCCTGGCCTGGCACATCGACCAGGACGTGTTGA
- a CDS encoding amidohydrolase family protein yields MEGAAPGLLTAHTVQFFADGVIESGTTALLKPYSDCPHSHGIANWTPAELANAVTSVEILGFQPHIHALGDGGVRATLDAIDAALRPNGTRDRWPVIAHALHRFRGHRPLPLGPYFAGR; encoded by the coding sequence GTGGAGGGTGCCGCCCCCGGGCTGCTCACCGCCCACACCGTGCAGTTCTTCGCCGACGGGGTCATCGAATCCGGTACAACCGCCCTCCTCAAGCCGTACAGCGACTGCCCGCACTCCCACGGAATCGCCAACTGGACACCGGCCGAACTGGCGAACGCCGTCACCTCGGTCGAGATCCTCGGCTTCCAGCCGCACATCCACGCACTCGGCGACGGAGGCGTCCGCGCCACCCTCGACGCCATCGATGCCGCCCTGCGCCCCAACGGCACCCGCGACCGCTGGCCGGTCATCGCCCATGCCCTTCACAGGTTTCGAGGCCACCGTCCTCTACCGCTAGGCCCGTACTTCGCGGGTCGTTGA